The Chaetodon trifascialis isolate fChaTrf1 chromosome 16, fChaTrf1.hap1, whole genome shotgun sequence genome includes a region encoding these proteins:
- the myo7ab gene encoding unconventional myosin-VIIa isoform X2, producing MVILQQGDYVWLDLKTGREFDVPVGAVVKLCDSGQIQVLDDEGREHWISPQNATNIKPMHPTSIHGVEDMIRLGDLNEAGILRNLLIRYNERVIYTYTGSILVAVNPYQLLPIYTPDQIRLYTNKKIGELPPHIFAIADNCYFNMQRNNKDQCCIISGESGAGKTESTKLILQFLAAISGQHSWIEQQVLEATPILEAFGNAKTIRNDNSSRFGKYIDIHFNKRGAIEGAKIEQYLLEKSRVCRQAPDERNYHVFYCMLKGMAPEMKAKLGLGLASDYSYLTMGKCTACDGRDDLSDYSSILSAMKVLMFTETENWEISKLLAAILHMGNLRFEARTYDNLDACVVVRSPDLVTAASLMEVEPKDVMVCLTTRTLITRGESVATPLSVEQGLDVRDAFVKGIYGRLFVWIVDKINAAIYRPPSCDSSIMRRSIGLLDIFGFENFIVNSFEQLCINFANENLQQFFVRHVFKLEQEEYNLEDISWQHIEFTDNQDALDMIANKPMNIISLIDEESKFPKGTDATMLYKLNSQHKLNSNYIPPKNSYETQFGIQHFAGVVHYETRGFLEKNRDSLHTDIIQLVHSSKNKFIKQIFQADVAMFLCGYQQPSTPAPKGVETRKRSPTLSSQFKRSLEMLMRTLSVCQPFFVRCIKPNELKRPMLFDRELCVRQLRYSGMMETIRIRRAGYPIRYTFGEFVERYRVLMPGIKPAHIQEDLRGTCQQIVLARLGKHDDWQIGKTKIFLKDHHDMQLEIERDKAITDKVILIQKAVRGLKARTDFLRLKSAVTFIQKIWRGYRCRKNYQIMQAGFLRLQAVYRSRKHYRSYQKTRLRVTLIQARCRGFLIRQTFWRRLRAVLTLQAYTRGMIARRLCQRLRAELRRRREAERQRLAEEEQLRNQMTARRAKAEAERKHQERLVQLAQQQEEREREEKEEARRKKELLEQMEREKEQPVDHSDMVDRMFGFLGNSGPLPNQDGQAPAGFEDLLNTPRGEEAEEEVLNDAPPLPDEEDEDLSEYKFSKFAATYFQGVSTHTYIRRPLKQPLLFHEDEGDQLAALAVWITVLRFMGDLPEPKCQMVINDGSEKIPVMTKIYETLGKRTYKRELQELQVEGENSSIDSQKRNSVRHKLVSLTLKRKSKITEEVTRRLTEGDYGLQGNSMLEDRPTSNLEKLHFIIGNGILRPALRDEIYCQICKQLTQNPSKSSHARGWILLSLCVGCFAPSEKFVKYLRTFLNNGPPGYAPYCEERLRRTFVNRTRTQPPSWLELQATKSKKPIMLPVTFMDGTTKTLLADSATTASELCNALADKINLRDRFGFSLYIALFDKVSSLGSGSDHVMDAVSQCEQYAKEQGAQERNAPWRLFFRKEIFNPWHNPAEDYVATNLIYQQIVRGVKFGEYRCEREEDLAELASQQYFVDYGSEILQDRLLSLIPSYIPDREISSAKTAEKWVQLIVSAHKKGLHTKRRLNTQRVKEDVVDFARLKWPLLFSRFYEAFKFSGPSLPKNDVIVAVNWTGVYFVDEQEQVLLELSFPEITAVSSSRGGKLQGQSFTLATIKGDEYTFTSNNAEDIRDLVVTFLEGLRKRSKYVVGLLDCPNPGVDSTFLSFSKGDLIILDEHDGEHVMNSGWAHGINDRTKHRGDFPADCVYVLPTITRPQYDLVALVSMTPDQRRESIGLSHMNLSDKEDKTKAYTLEEFSYDFFRPPPKSTLSRVMISKSRGKERLWSCSREPLKQPLLKKVLAHEELSQEACLAFMAVMKYMGDYPSKRVRSVNELTDQIFEGALKAEPLKDEIFCQILKQLTDNHIKYSEEKGWELLWLCTGLFPPSNILLPHVQKFLQAKKHYPLAPDCMQRLQKALRNGSRKYPPHLVEVEAIQHKTTQIFHKVYFPDDSDEVFEVESSTKAKDFCHNISGRLLLKSSEGFSLFVKITDKVISVPDGDFFFDFVRHLTDWIKKARHVKDGVVPSLTYQVFFMKKLWTNTTPGKDAMADSIFHYYQELPKYLRGYHKCPKEEVHQLAALIYRVKFEEEKSHFQNISKILKELVPQDQIRLLSPDDWKRSIMTLFNKHSGKTREEAKLSFLRLIYKWPTFGSAFFEVKQTTDPNYPETLLIAINKHGVSLIDPKSKDILTTHPFTKISNWSSGNTYFHITIGNLVRGSKLLCETSLGYKMDDLLTSYISQMLTTMTKQRTSRSSSK from the exons ATGGTCATTCTGCAGCAG GGGGACTATGTGTGGCTGGACCTGAAAACGGGCCGAGAGTTTGACGTCCCCGTGGGAGCCGTGGTCAAACTGTGCGACTCTGGACAGATCCAGGTTCTGGATGATGAAGGCAGG gAACACTGGATTTCCCCTCAGAATGCCACCAACATCAAGCCCATGCACCCAACCTCCATCCACGGGGTGGAGGACATGATCCGTCTGGGCGACCTCAACGAAGCCGGCATCCTCCGCAACCTGCTCATACGCTACAATGAGCGCGTCATCTAT ACGTATACAGGCTCAATCCTGGTCGCAGTCAATCCCTACCAGCTGCTGCCCATCTACACTCCAGACCAGATCCGCCTCTACACCAATAAGAAGATCGGCGAGTTGCCGCCGCACATATTTGCCATAGCAGACAACTGTTACTTCAACATGCAGCGGAACAACAAGGACCAGTGCTGCatcatcag CGGTGAGTCTGGAGCCGGGAAGACGGAGAGCACGAAGCTGATTCTGCAGTTCCTCGCCGCCATCAGCGGTCAGCACTCCTGGATAGAGCAGCAGGTCCTGGAGGCCACGCCCATCCTCGAAG CCTTTGGAAACGCCAAGACCATTCGCAACGACAACTCCAGCCGCTTTGGGAAGTACATCGACATCCACTTCAATAAGCGAGGGGCCATTGAAGGAGCCAAGATCGAGCAGTACCTGCTGGAGAAGTCCCGCGTGTGTCGACAG GCTCCAGACGAGAGGAACTACCACGTGTTTTACTGCATGCTGAAGGGGATGGCCCCAGAGATGAAGGCCAAGCTGGGCCTGGGCCTCGCTTCAGACTACTCCTACCTCACCATG GGTAAATGCACAGCGTGTGACGGCCGTGACGACCTGAGCGATTACTCCAGCATCCTGTCCGCCATGAAGGTCCTCATGTTCACTGAGACAGAGAACTGGGAGATCTCCAAACTGCTGGCTGCCATCCTGCACATGGGCAACCTGCGCTTTGAGG CTCGTACGTATGACAACCTGGACGCCTGCGTGGTCGTGAGGTCTCCTGACCTGGTTACAGCTGCGTCACtcatggag GTGGAGCCAAAGGACGTGATGGTGTGTTTGACCACGCGAACCCTGATCACACGAGGCGAAAGCGTCGCCACGCCTCTCAGTGTGGAACAAGGCCTGGACGTCAGGGATGCCTTCGTCAAG GGGATCTACGGGCGCCTGTTTGTCTGGATTGTGGATAAGATCAACGCTGCCATATACAGACCGCCATCCTGCGACAGCAGCATCATGCGCAGGTCCATCGGGCTGCTCGACATCTTTGGTTTCGAGAACTTCATTGTCAACAG TTTCGAACAGCTGTGCATCAACTTCGCCAACGAGAACCTGCAGCAGTTCTTCGTTCGCCATGTCTTCaaactggagcaggaggagtACAACCTGGAGGACATCAGCTGGCAGCACATCGAGTTCACGGACAACCAGGACGCTTTGGACATGATCGCCAACAAGCCCATGAACATCATCTCCCTCATTGATGAGGAGAGCAAGTTCCCAAAG ggaACTGATGCTACGATGCTTTATAAGCTAAACTCGCAGCACAAGCTCAACTCCAACTACATCCCCCCTAAAAACAGCTACGAAACCCAGTTTGGCATCCAGCACTTTGCCGGCGTGGTGCATTACGAGACCAGAG ggTTCCTGGAGAAAAACCGAGACAGCCTCCACACCGACATCATCCAGCTCGTCCACTCGTCCAAGAACAAGTTCATCAAGCAGATCTTCCAGGCTGACGTGGCCATG TTTCTGTGTGGCTATCAGCAGCCCAGCACTCCTGCTCCCAAG gGCGTGGAGACGAGGAAGCGCTCTCCCACTCTGAGCAGTCAGTTCAAACGTTCCCTGGAGATGCTGATGAGGACTCTGAGCGTGTGTCAGCCGTTCTTCGTCCGCTGCATCAAACCCAACGAGCTCAAACGGCCGATG TTATTTGACAGAGAGCTGTGTGTTCGTCAGCTGCGATACTCCGGCATGATGGAGACCATCAGGATCCGGCGGGCCGGCTATCCCATCAGATACACCTTTGGCGAGTTCGTGGAGCGTTACCGAGTCCTCATGCCCGGCATCAAACCTGCTCACATACAG GAAGACCTGCGAGGGACCTGCCAGCAGATCGTCCTGGCCCGGCTGGGGAAGCATGACGACTGGCAGATCGGAAAGACCAAGATCTTCCTAaag GACCACCACGACATGCAGCTGGAGATCGAGAGGGACAAGGCCATCACTGACAAGGTCATCCTCATCCAGAAGGCTGTACGGGGACTGAAAGCGAG GACTGACTTCCTCAGACTGAAGAGCGCTGTGACCTTCATCCAGAAGATCTGGAGGGGTTATCGATGCAGGAAGAACTACCAGATT ATGCAGGCTGGCTTCCTGCGCCTTCAGGCCGTCTACAGGTCGAGGAAACACTACAGGAGCTACCAGAAGACTCGCCTTCGCGTGACTCTCATCCAAGCCCGCTGCCGTGGCTTCCTCATCCGGCAGACATTTTGGCGCCGCCTTCGTGCCGTGTTGACCCTTCAGGCCTACACCAGGGGCATGATAGCCAGACGCCTCTGCCAGAGGCTCAGGGCAGAG CTGCGCCGGCGACGGGAAGCCGAGCGCCAGCGCCTTGccgaggaggagcagctgcgAAACCAGATGACGGCGCGGCGGGCCAAGGCAGAGGCCGAGAGGAAGCACCAGGAGAGGCTCGTCCAACTGgcccagcagcaggaggagagggagagggaggagaaggaggaggcgaggaggaagaaggagctgctggagcagatggagagggagaaggagcagCCCGTGGATCACTCCGACATGGTCGACCGCATGTTCGGTTTCCTGGGGAACTCCGGGCCGCTGCCCAATCAGGACGGACAAGCACCAGCTGGTTTCGAA GACTTGCTGAACACTCCTCGCGGCGAAGAGGCCGAAGAGGAGGTGCTGAACGACGCTCCGCCTTTACctgatgaggaagatgaagatttGTCCGAGTACAAGTTCTCCAAGTTTGCAGCCACCTACTTCCAGGGTGTTTCCACTCATACGTACATCAGACGGCCACTGAAACAGCCGCTGCTCTTCCACGAGGACGAAGGAGACCAGCTG GCTGCTTTAGCCGTGTGGATCACCGTGCTGAGGTTCATGGGAGACCTCCCAGAGCCAAAATGCCAGATGGTCATTAACGACGGCAGCGAAAAGATCCCGGTCATGACCAAGATCTACGAAACGCTCGGCAAGAGGACCTACAAGagggagctgcaggagctgcaggtggaagGAGAG AACAGCTCCATCGACAGCCAGAAGAGGAACAGCGTCAGACACAAACTGGTGTCTCTCACTCTGAAGAGGAAGTCCAAGATCACCGAGGAG GTCACCAGGCGCTTGACCGAAGGCGACTACGGCCTCCAGGGGAACAGCATGCTGGAGGACCGGCCCACCTCCAACCTGGAGAAACTTCACTTCATCATTGGCAACGGCATCTTACGGCCCGCCCTCAG gGACGAGATCTACTGTCAGATCTGCAAACAGCTCACTCAGAATCCGTCCAAGAGCAGCCACGCCCGCGGGTGGATCCTGCTGTCGCTCTGCGTCGGCTGCTTCGCCCCCTCCGAGAAGTTTGTCAAA TATTTACGGACGTTTCTGAACAACGGGCCTCCTGGTTACGCTCCGTACTGCGaggagaggctgaggaggaCCTTCGTCAACCGCACCAGGACCCAGCCGCCATCTTGGCTGGAGTTACAG GCCACTAAATCAAAGAAGCCCATCATGCTTCCGGTCACCTTCATGGACGGCACCACCAAGACGCTCCTGGCCGACTCGGCCACCACGGCCAGCGAGCTCTGCAACGCTCTGGCAGACAAGATCAACCTGCGAGATCGCTTCGGCTTCTCGCTGTACATCGCCCTGTTCGACAAG GTGTCGTCGCTGGGCAGCGGCAGCGACCACGTCATGGACGCCGTCTCCCAGTGCGAGCAGTATGCGAAGGAGCAGGGCGCCCAGGAGAGGAACGCCCCCTGGAGGCTGTTCTTCAGGAAGGAGATCTTCAACCCCTGGCACAACCCCGCCGAGGACTACGTCGCCACCAACCTCATCTACCAGCAGATCGTCCGAGGGGTGAAATTCGGAGAGTACCGCTGTGAGAGG GAGGAGGACCTGGCAGAGCTGGCCTCTCAGCAGTACTTCGTGGATTACGGCTCCGAGATCCTCCAGGATCGCCTGCTGAGCCTCATCCCCTCCTACATCCCCGACAGAGAGATCAGCTCAGCTAAGACTGCAGAGAAGTGGGTCCAGCTCATCGTCAGCGCCCATAAAAAg GGATTACACACCAAACGGAGGCTGAACACGCAGAGGGTGAAGGAGGACGTGGTGGACTTCGCTCGTTTAAAGTGGCCTTTGCTCTTCTCACGTTTCTACGAGGCCTTCAAATTCTCAG GGCCGAGTCTGCCCAAGAACGACGTGATCGTGGCCGTGAACTGGACCGGAGTTTACTTTGTGGACGAGCAGGAgcaggtgctgctggagctctcCTTCCCAGAGATCACGGCGGtgtccagcagcag GGGGGGTAAACTCCAGGGCCAGAGTTTCACTTTGGCCACCATCAAAGGAGACGAGTACACGTTCACGTCCAACAATGCAGAGGACATCCGCGACCTGGTGGTCACCTTCCTCGAGGGTCTGAGGAAGAGGTCCAAGTATGTGGTGGGACTGCTGGACTGTCCCAACCCCG gGGTCGATTCCACGTTCCTGAGTTTCTCCAAAGGGGATCTGATCATCCTGGACGAGCACGACGGGGAGCACGTGATGAACTCCGGCTGGGCTCACGGCATCAACGACAggaccaaacacagaggagacttCCCCGCTGACTGCGTCTACGTGCTGCCCACCATCACCAGACCCCAGTAcgacctggtg GCTCTTGTGAGTATGACTCCTGATCAGAGGAGAGAGTCCATTGGTTTGTCCCACATGAACCTGTCCGACAAGGAGGACAAGACGAAGGCGTACACGCTGGAGGAGTTCTCCTACGACTtcttcag GCCTCCTCCAAAGAGCACTCTGAGCAGGGTGATGATCTCGAAGTCCAGGGGGAAGGAGCgtctgtggagctgcagcagggagcCTCTCAAACAGCCTCTGCTGAAGAAGGTGCTGGCTCACGAGGAGCTCTCCCAGGAGGCCTGCCTGGCCTTCATGG CTGTGATGAAGTACATGGGCGACTACCCGTCCAAACGGGTGCGTTCAGTCAACGAGCTCACCGATCAGATCTTTGAAGGGGCGCTGAAGGCCGAGCCACTCAAAGACGAGATCTTCTGTCAGATTCTCAAACAGCTCACTGATAACCACATCAA gtacaGTGAGGAGAAGGGCTGGGAGCTGCTGTGGCTCTGCACTGGTTTGTTTCCTCCCAGTAACATCCTGCTGCCTCACGTCCAGAAGTTCCTCCAGGCCAAGAAACATTATCCGCTGGCTCCAGACTGCATGCAGCGGCTCCAGAAGGCCTTACG AAATGGATCCAGAAAGTATCCTCCTCacctggtggaggtggaggccaTCCAGCACAAAACCACTCAGATCTTCCACAAAGTTTACTTCCCCGATGACTCGGACGAG gtgtttgAAGTGGAGTCGAGCACCAAGGCCAAAGACTTCTGCCACAACATCTCCGGACGCCTTCTGCTCAAGTCCTCCGAAggcttcagtctgtttgtgaAGATCACCGACAAG gtGATCAGCGTGCCCGATGGCGACTTCTTCTTCGACTTCGTGAGGCACCTGACCGACTGGATCAAGAAAGCCCGACACGTGAAAGACG GTGTAGTGCCTTCACTGACCTATCAGGTGTTCTTCATGAAGAAGCTGTGGACGAACACCACGCCGGGAAAGGACGCCATGGCCGACTCCATCTTCCACTACTACCAA GAGCTGCCAAAGTATCTGCGAGGCTACCACAAGTGTCCCAAGGAGGAGGTGCACCAGCTGGCAGCGCTGATCTACAGGGTGAAGTTCGAGGAGGAGAAATCCCACTTTCAGAATATTTCCAAGATCCTGAAGGAGCTCGTCCCTCAAGACCAGATCAGACTTCTGTCCCCCGACGACTGGAAGAGG TCCATCATGACGCTGTTCAACAAGCACTCAGGAAAGACTCGAGAAGAAGCCAAACTCTCCTTCCTCAGACTCATTTACAAATGGCCGACGTTCGGCTCGGCCTTCTTTGAAGTCAAG CAAACAACTGATCCAAATTACCCAGAAACCCTCCTGATCGCGATCAACAAGCACGGCGTCAGTCTCATCGATCCAAAGTCGAAG GACATCCTCACCACTCACCCCTTCACCAAGATCTCCAACTGGAGCAGCGGCAACACGTACTTCCACATCACCATCGGGAACCTGGTGCGAGGCAGCAAGCTGCTGTGCGAAACCTCTCTG GGCTACAAAATGGACGACCTCCTGACCTCTTACATCAGCCAGATGCTGACGACGATGACCAAACAGCGAACATcccgcagcagcagcaagtgA